In Phaseolus vulgaris cultivar G19833 chromosome 10, P. vulgaris v2.0, whole genome shotgun sequence, a single genomic region encodes these proteins:
- the LOC137818623 gene encoding disease resistance protein RUN1-like isoform X1, which produces MALASSTSKLPRMYDVLINFNGEDIQRRFVSHLDSALSAVGFTTFLHHPNALNPIHIQQPILNLSHVAIVVFTKSYSQSSWCLHQLQQIIKWHQTYCRHVLPVYYEIEPSDVRLQKGDFGKAFKATAEQTFSGQQLEHGMSRWSHALTKAANFFGWDERNHRNDAELVEKIVKSVLSLPVLSATKFPVGLHSRVEDVIRTIKKKSTQVFTIVICGMGGSGKTTLAKAIYNQIHGTFTKKSFIEDIAEVSQTRGLVHLQEQLLSDVLKTKVKISSAEMGRSMIWERLYGKRVLVVLDDVKKYDPLDLWEISPWFGEGSVMIITTRDEDLPRLHHADSVFEINLMNSNESLELLSWHAFREAKPKEQYQFFAKKVVSYCGGLPLALEVIGSYLYERTREEWNRVLLRLDNIPSHEVPQILKISYDRLGNQMEKDLFLDVGRFFVDKDRGYVTKILNGCGIDADSGIRVLIERSLIQIKKNNKFGMHNLLREMRREIILEHGKSSPLRLDSDGKHALSENTERKVIERLSLTRKYPVEVREPLKLRWISLQGFSSEYLPDDFYVHDAIVIDLKHSFLRFVWKEPKVLAYLKVLNLSHSKYLIETPDFSGLPSLEQLILKDCPRLRKVHPSIGYLCNLMLLNLKDCTSLCNLPVQICNLKSLKTLILSGCSKIDILEKDMVQMESLRILIAENTAVKQLPFTIVCSKSIGYLSLPRSEGLSHNLFPSIVRSRMPPTINPLSYINSFMDMEDNSWDDIAPLLKSLANLRSILVQCDSEFQLSEQVKTILAEYGGNITESGISKHDFRSSLTGVGRYKKFFNSVFGSSESCDVSLPGDNDPYWLAHMGDGHSVSFTVPQDRVVKGMALCVVYLSTSEIIEPELSTVLIVNYTKCTCQIHNHGTLISFNDDDWPGIMSNLGSEDKVEIFVSFGHGLVVKNTAVYLICSESNDLEKELVPKKNSFIRFIKKIVM; this is translated from the exons ATGGCATTGGCTTCTTCAACATCCAAACTTCCACGGATGTACGATGTGCTCATCAACTTTAATGGAGAAGACATCCAAAGGAGATTTGTTTCTCATCTCGATTCTGCCCTCTCTGCTGTTGGCTTCACCACTTTCCTTCACCACCCCAATGCACTCAACCCAATTCACATCCAACAACCTATTCTCAATCTCTCTCATGTAGCAATTGTTGTTTTCACCAAATCCTATTCTCAATCTTCTTGGTGTCTTCATCAACTCCAACAAATCATTAAATGGCACCAAACTTATTGCCGACACGTTCTGCCTGTTTATTACGAAATTGAGCCATCTGATGTACGTCTTCAAAAGGGTGATTTTGGAAAAGCCTTCAAAGCAACTGCAGAACAAACATTCTCAGGACAACAACTGGAGCATGGCATGTCCAGGTGGAGCCACGCACTCACCAAAGCTGCAAATTTCTTTGGATGGGATGAGAGAAATCACAG GAATGATGCTGAACTAGTGGAAAAAATTGTTAAGAGCGTTCTTAGTTTACCAGTCTTATCCGCTACTAAATTTCCAGTTGGATTACATTCCCGTGTGGAAGATGTGATTcgaaccataaaaaaaaaatccacccAAGTTTTTACGATAGTGATATGTGGAATGGGAGGATCGGGTAAAACCACCCTTGCCAAAGCCATCTATAATCAAATTCATGGTACATTCACGAAGAAAAGTTTCATTGAAGATATTGCAGAAGTTAGTCAAACAAGAGGGCTTGTTCATTTACAAGAACAACTTCTTTCAGATGTCCTAAAAACGAAGGTGAAGATAAGTAGCGCTGAGATGGGAAGAAGTATGATTTGGGAAAGACTTTATGGGAAAAGGGTGCTCGTTGTACTTGACGATGTGAAAAAGTATGATCCATTAGACCTATGGGAAATCAGTCCATGGTTCGGTGAAGGAAGTGTAATGATCATTACAACAAGGGATGAAGATCTACCTAGGTTACATCATGCTGATTCTGTTTTTGAGATAAATCTAATGAATTCCAATGAGTCCCTTGAGCTTCTTAGTTGGCACGCATTTAGAGAAGCAAAACCAAAAGAACAATACCAATTCTTtgcaaaaaaagtagtttcttaTTGTGGAGGACTACCTCTAGCTCTTGAAGTCATTGGAAGTTATTTGTATGAAAGGACGAGAGAAGAATGGAATAGAGTATTGTTGAGATTAGACAATATTCCCTCGCATGAAGTCCCGCAGATATTGAAAATAAGTTACGACCGTTTAGGTAATCAAATGGAAAAAGATTTATTTCTTGATGTAGGTCGTTTCTTTGTTGATAAAGACAGAGGCTATGTTACGAAGATCCTAAATGGCTGTGGAATAGACGCTGATAGTGGAATAAGAGTTCTCATAGAGCGTAGCctcatacaaattaaaaaaaacaacaaatttggAATGCATAATTTGCTACGAGAAATGAGAAGAGAAATTATTCTTGAACATGGGAAGAGCAGTCCACTGCGGCTTGATAGCGATGGAAAACATGCACTGTCAGAGAATACT GAGAGAAAAGTCATTGAGAGATTGTCTCTCACAAGAAAATATCCTGTAGAGGTAAGAGAACCGCTGAAACTGAGATGGATCAGTTTGCAAGGGTTTTCTTCGGAATACCTTCCTGACGACTTTTATGTGCATGATGCAATAGTGATTGATTTAAAACACAGTTTTCTTCGGTTCGTCTGGAAAGAACCCAAG GTTTTGGCGTATCTAAAAGTCCTGAATCTTAGTCACTCCAAGTACTTGATAGAAACCCCTGACTTCTCCGGACTACCAAGTCTTGAACAGCTCATTCTCAAAGATTGCCCAAGATTACGCAAAGTACACCCTTCTATTGGATATCTCTGCAATCTTATGCTGCTAAATTTGAAGGACTGTACAAGTCTATGCAATCTCCCCGTACAGATATGTAACttgaaatctttgaaaactctcaTCCTTTCTGGTTGTTCAAAAATTGACATATTAGAAAAAGATATGGTGCAAATGGAATCCTTGAGAATTCTAATCGCTGAAAATACTGCTGTGAAACAACTGCCATTTACAATTGTATGCTCAAAAAGCATTGGATATTTATCCCTACCTCGATCTGAGGGATTATCACATAATCTTTTTCCTTCTATAGTTCGGTCTCGGATGCCGCCAACAATTAATCCCCTATCTTATATTAATTCGTTCATGGATATGGAGGATAATAGTTGGGATGATATTGCACCATTGCTCAAGAGCCTTGCAAATCTTCGGAGTATTTTGGTGCAATGTGACTCGGAGTTTCAACTATCTGAGCAAGTAAAAACCATACTGGCAGAATATGGTGGAAATATTACCGAATCAGGAATTTCAAAGCATGATTTCAGGTCTTCTCTCACTGGTGTCGGAAGATACAAAAAATTCTTCAATAGT GTATTTGGAAGCAGTGAGTCATGTGATGTTTCTCTCCCAGGTGACAATGATCCTTATTGGTTGGCCCATATGGGTGATGGACATTCTGTTTCTTTCACTGTGCCACAAGATCGTGTCGTGAAGGGAATGGCTTTGTGTGTGGTTTATTTATCAACCTCCGAAATCATTGAACCTGAACTTAGTACTGTCTTAATTGTTAATTACACGAAGTGCACATGCCAGATACACAACCATGGCACACTAATTTCCTTTAATGATGATGATTGGCCTGGCATAATGTCAAATTTAGGATCAGAAGACAAGGTGGAGATTTTTGTGAGTTTTGGTCATGGATTGGTCGTCAAGAACACAGCTGTCTATCTAATATGTAGTGAATCAAATGACTTAGAAAAGGAGCTTGTGCCAAAGAAAAATTCCTTTATTagatttataaagaaaattgtaATGTGA
- the LOC137818623 gene encoding disease resistance protein RUN1-like isoform X2 — protein sequence MALASSTSKLPRMYDVLINFNGEDIQRRFVSHLDSALSAVGFTTFLHHPNALNPIHIQQPILNLSHVAIVVFTKSYSQSSWCLHQLQQIIKWHQTYCRHVLPVYYEIEPSDVRLQKGDFGKAFKATAEQTFSGQQLEHGMSRWSHALTKAANFFGWDERNHRNDAELVEKIVKSVLSLPVLSATKFPVGLHSRVEDVIRTIKKKSTQVFTIVICGMGGSGKTTLAKAIYNQIHGTFTKKSFIEDIAEVSQTRGLVHLQEQLLSDVLKTKVKISSAEMGRSMIWERLYGKRVLVVLDDVKKYDPLDLWEISPWFGEGSVMIITTRDEDLPRLHHADSVFEINLMNSNESLELLSWHAFREAKPKEQYQFFAKKVVSYCGGLPLALEVIGSYLYERTREEWNRVLLRLDNIPSHEVPQILKISYDRLGNQMEKDLFLDVGRFFVDKDRGYVTKILNGCGIDADSGIRVLIERSLIQIKKNNKFGMHNLLREMRREIILEHGKSSPLRLDSDGKHALSENTERKVIERLSLTRKYPVEVREPLKLRWISLQGFSSEYLPDDFYVHDAIVIDLKHSFLRFVWKEPKVLAYLKVLNLSHSKYLIETPDFSGLPSLEQLILKDCPRLRKVHPSIGYLCNLMLLNLKDCTSLCNLPVQICNLKSLKTLILSGCSKIDILEKDMVQMESLRILIAENTAVKQLPFTIVCSKSIGYLSLPRSEGLSHNLFPSIVRSRMPPTINPLSYINSFMDMEDNSWDDIAPLLKSLANLRSILVQCDSEFQLSEQVKTILAEYGGNITESGISKHDFRSSLTGVGRYKKFFNSKRVQFELKICLTRHSCTQNMGSPQNEERWSHEYGK from the exons ATGGCATTGGCTTCTTCAACATCCAAACTTCCACGGATGTACGATGTGCTCATCAACTTTAATGGAGAAGACATCCAAAGGAGATTTGTTTCTCATCTCGATTCTGCCCTCTCTGCTGTTGGCTTCACCACTTTCCTTCACCACCCCAATGCACTCAACCCAATTCACATCCAACAACCTATTCTCAATCTCTCTCATGTAGCAATTGTTGTTTTCACCAAATCCTATTCTCAATCTTCTTGGTGTCTTCATCAACTCCAACAAATCATTAAATGGCACCAAACTTATTGCCGACACGTTCTGCCTGTTTATTACGAAATTGAGCCATCTGATGTACGTCTTCAAAAGGGTGATTTTGGAAAAGCCTTCAAAGCAACTGCAGAACAAACATTCTCAGGACAACAACTGGAGCATGGCATGTCCAGGTGGAGCCACGCACTCACCAAAGCTGCAAATTTCTTTGGATGGGATGAGAGAAATCACAG GAATGATGCTGAACTAGTGGAAAAAATTGTTAAGAGCGTTCTTAGTTTACCAGTCTTATCCGCTACTAAATTTCCAGTTGGATTACATTCCCGTGTGGAAGATGTGATTcgaaccataaaaaaaaaatccacccAAGTTTTTACGATAGTGATATGTGGAATGGGAGGATCGGGTAAAACCACCCTTGCCAAAGCCATCTATAATCAAATTCATGGTACATTCACGAAGAAAAGTTTCATTGAAGATATTGCAGAAGTTAGTCAAACAAGAGGGCTTGTTCATTTACAAGAACAACTTCTTTCAGATGTCCTAAAAACGAAGGTGAAGATAAGTAGCGCTGAGATGGGAAGAAGTATGATTTGGGAAAGACTTTATGGGAAAAGGGTGCTCGTTGTACTTGACGATGTGAAAAAGTATGATCCATTAGACCTATGGGAAATCAGTCCATGGTTCGGTGAAGGAAGTGTAATGATCATTACAACAAGGGATGAAGATCTACCTAGGTTACATCATGCTGATTCTGTTTTTGAGATAAATCTAATGAATTCCAATGAGTCCCTTGAGCTTCTTAGTTGGCACGCATTTAGAGAAGCAAAACCAAAAGAACAATACCAATTCTTtgcaaaaaaagtagtttcttaTTGTGGAGGACTACCTCTAGCTCTTGAAGTCATTGGAAGTTATTTGTATGAAAGGACGAGAGAAGAATGGAATAGAGTATTGTTGAGATTAGACAATATTCCCTCGCATGAAGTCCCGCAGATATTGAAAATAAGTTACGACCGTTTAGGTAATCAAATGGAAAAAGATTTATTTCTTGATGTAGGTCGTTTCTTTGTTGATAAAGACAGAGGCTATGTTACGAAGATCCTAAATGGCTGTGGAATAGACGCTGATAGTGGAATAAGAGTTCTCATAGAGCGTAGCctcatacaaattaaaaaaaacaacaaatttggAATGCATAATTTGCTACGAGAAATGAGAAGAGAAATTATTCTTGAACATGGGAAGAGCAGTCCACTGCGGCTTGATAGCGATGGAAAACATGCACTGTCAGAGAATACT GAGAGAAAAGTCATTGAGAGATTGTCTCTCACAAGAAAATATCCTGTAGAGGTAAGAGAACCGCTGAAACTGAGATGGATCAGTTTGCAAGGGTTTTCTTCGGAATACCTTCCTGACGACTTTTATGTGCATGATGCAATAGTGATTGATTTAAAACACAGTTTTCTTCGGTTCGTCTGGAAAGAACCCAAG GTTTTGGCGTATCTAAAAGTCCTGAATCTTAGTCACTCCAAGTACTTGATAGAAACCCCTGACTTCTCCGGACTACCAAGTCTTGAACAGCTCATTCTCAAAGATTGCCCAAGATTACGCAAAGTACACCCTTCTATTGGATATCTCTGCAATCTTATGCTGCTAAATTTGAAGGACTGTACAAGTCTATGCAATCTCCCCGTACAGATATGTAACttgaaatctttgaaaactctcaTCCTTTCTGGTTGTTCAAAAATTGACATATTAGAAAAAGATATGGTGCAAATGGAATCCTTGAGAATTCTAATCGCTGAAAATACTGCTGTGAAACAACTGCCATTTACAATTGTATGCTCAAAAAGCATTGGATATTTATCCCTACCTCGATCTGAGGGATTATCACATAATCTTTTTCCTTCTATAGTTCGGTCTCGGATGCCGCCAACAATTAATCCCCTATCTTATATTAATTCGTTCATGGATATGGAGGATAATAGTTGGGATGATATTGCACCATTGCTCAAGAGCCTTGCAAATCTTCGGAGTATTTTGGTGCAATGTGACTCGGAGTTTCAACTATCTGAGCAAGTAAAAACCATACTGGCAGAATATGGTGGAAATATTACCGAATCAGGAATTTCAAAGCATGATTTCAGGTCTTCTCTCACTGGTGTCGGAAGATACAAAAAATTCTTCAATAGT